A single region of the Maylandia zebra isolate NMK-2024a linkage group LG17, Mzebra_GT3a, whole genome shotgun sequence genome encodes:
- the ovch1 gene encoding ovochymase-1, which translates to MLLLVVCVLSVYTAGGSTQIQNQRNPTVNGTAQESSLFSARFGFTDLAGVRSFMLEQELETRIIGGQEAWAHSWPWQVSLQLASMPACGGAIVSPLWVISAAHCFVRHNKVSLWMVLAGKHDLDKAEEPQEQLVGVSMIFIHHSYNTESKESDIALVKLEKPLEFNHFVRPIDIWMTPLPLLMKCTITGWGSTRENGPRVNRLQEVNVTILPSDTCNQYYLGRIRPSMFCAGKDEGGLDACQGDSGGPLSCFTGTRYELAGLVSWGVGCGRAKRPGVYTRVQQHVQWMSDTMGDQAQVSEDDLIEEEECGKQQSSGCDQTPGLAEISLSVDGVLSVVNVTESCPFLWPWQVSLQFNGRHYCSGALIHPHWVITAKHCGVRAKEDVAVLGLHDIKFLPVQTILVDKVFNPPQKTGFPPKSNLALLHLSSAARLGSEVSPVCVPDEDDDLDDTWSCITAGWGATKAKEGVDPDRLHHAGLTLVNATSCRQKWGGFVTDSHICSHPAGSTSCMGDAGAPLFCQKYGTYFLFGVVTWGSWHCDSEKPAIFTRVSDYQSWIRKMIFKF; encoded by the exons ATGCTGCTGCTGGTCGTCTGTGTTCTGTCGGTCTACACAG CTGGAGGTTCGACACAGATCCAGAATCAGCGGAACCCCACTGTAAATGGAACTGCGCAGGAAAGCTCGCTGTTCTCCGCACGCTTCGGCTTCACAG ACCTCGCCGGGGTGCGCTCCTTCATGCTGGAGCAGGAGCTGGAAACCCGAATCATCGGGGGTCAGGAGGCCTGGGCTCACTCGTGGCCCTGGCAGGTTTCCCTGCAGCTCGCCTCCATGCCAGCCTGCGGGGGTGCTATCGTCAGCCCGCTGTGGGTCATCTCTGCTGCCCACTGCTTcgtaag GCATAATAAAGTATCCTTGTGGATGGTTCTTGCTGGAAAACATGACCTGGATAAAGCTGAGGAGCCTCAGGAGCAG CTGGTGGGAGTCTCCATGATCTTCATTCATCACAGCTACAACACTGAGTCTAAAGAGAGCGACATTGCTCTGGTGAAGCTGGAGAAACCACTGGAGTTCAACCACTTCGTCAGACCCATCGACATCTGGATGACGCCGCTGCCTCTGCTCATGAAATGCACCATCACTGGCTGGGGCTCCACCCGAGAGA ATGGCCCTCGAGTCAACAGACTGCAGGAAGTGAATGTGACCATCCTGCCCTCGGATACCTGCAACCAGTACTACCTAGGCAGGATCAGGCCCTCCATGTTTTGTGCTGGGAAGGATGAAGGGGGACTGGATGCCTGTCAG GGGGACTCTGGAGGTCCTCTGTCCTGCTTCACAGGCACCAGGTATGAGCTGGCAGGTTTGGTGAGTTGGGGGGTGGGTTGTGGTCGTGCCAAAAGACCTGGAGTGTACACCAGAGTGCAGCAGCATGTTCAGTGGATGTCTGACACCATGG GTGATCAGGCTCAAGTGTCTGAAGATGACCTCATAGAGGAAG AGGAGTGCGGTAAGCAGCAGAGCTCCGGCTGTGATCAGACTCCCGGCCTCGCCGAAATCTCGCTGTCCGTGGACGGCGTGTTGTCCGTGGTGAATGTGACTGAGTCCTGCCCCTTCCTCTGGCCCTGGCAGGTCAGCCTACAGTTTAATGGTCGCCACTACTGCAGCGGCGCTCTGATCCACCCCCACTGGGTTATCACCGCCAAACACTGCGGCGTCAG GGCTAAAGAGGATGTGGCAGTTTTGGGGCTTCATGACATCAAGTTCCTGCCAGTTCAAACCATCCTGGTGGACAAAGTCTTTAACCCGCCGCAGAAAACGGGCTTCCCCCCAAAGTCTAACCTGGCACTGCTTCACCTGAGCAGTGCTGCCAGACTTG GTTCTGAAGTGTCTCCAGTTTGTGTccctgatgaggatgatgacctggatgacacCTGGTCTTGTATCACAGCTGGCTGGGGAGCAACTAAAGCGAAAG AGGGTGTTGATCCAGACCGGCTGCATCACGCTGGGCTCACACTCGTCAACGCAACCTCCTGCAGGCAGAAATGGGGAGGCTTCGTCACTGACTCTCACATCTGTTCACATCCTGCAGGCTCCACATCCTGTATG GGAGACGCTGGAGCACCACTCTTCTGTCAGAAATATGGCACCTACTTCCTGTTTGGTGTTGTCACATGGGGCAGCTGGCACTGCGACTCAGAGAAGCCAGCCATCTTCACCAGAGTGTCAGATTATCAGTCGTGGATCAGAAAGATGATTTTCAAATTCTGA